A genomic segment from Chitinophaga niabensis encodes:
- a CDS encoding SusC/RagA family TonB-linked outer membrane protein — MRKLFIIALLLGAHALHAQSDTTTRPVGGTVKSGKDGTLLPFVTVKVKGSNRGTITDENGNFKLLVKPTDTLILTAVGFRKLESPAGKLALLTLTLPEDTRTFNEVMVVGYGNERKRNITGAISTISAKEITKASDLSFDNAIIGKAAGVNIISSSGIPGSATAITIRGLSTLNPDGSQPLIVIDGIPVYGSGRDLNNRNFNASTTAPGTIGGASVSDSYTPPQAFENNPLSALNPADIESIEILKDAYATAIYGSRAAAGVILVTTKKGKKGMQSFNIRSATGAIQPIGKYKLLNGPEYNNIYTRYYKQLGSNEVFNAQDNTDWQDAVTRTAISQQLDASMSAGSEKAQYYISGSYTSQPSYIINNDYKRYNGRMNISYQASKAIQVGVSMSMNYTENSAMNAAAIYRAALQKAPNLPIYNADGSYAFGKGANPYGDQDANPVADALLNTNMLKTSEALGNAFLQYKPIDWLTLRSEFGTQLTNGDAYSRRVKRPSGYGDDAVQTNTQYRKIVTNNTASFLKMINRHYINAVAGQSFEQSTESNTGIGGYGFFNDEILSIAAARNKYIKGALKQQWALASYFARLNYEFDNKYLAGVTYRLDGSSRFSRNRRYIGFPSFSAGWRLSEEGFLKDRKWLDDLKLRGSIGFTGNNSGSYYGSQGQYQLNSDNLSYAGTPILQMQQPDNPNLKWERTRSVDLGLDASLLNNTVNVTLDYYHRRVKDMILTSAIPRYQGWSAQQQNIGDMMNEGLELTVRAELLRRKQFSWSTNFNISWNRNKILKLNFVGEEVGLANEAYKYLKEGQAAGQFFLYDWQGVDGMSGNPAWGDGKGNTTFVPPASLFSTVEDVNVFRKSYGTALPDFYGGMGHTFTWRNWELDAFFSFSVGNKMINGARAALLTYSVGDAPNLSSEILNYWLVPGHETDIPKLVNRSVTTSAGSSNIRDYTTSRTSSRFLEDASYLRLRNVRLAYQLPVAKLKVIRSLELFIGGTNLLTFTGYSGIDPEVSAFGSSALQAGYDELTMPQNKMYQFGINIGL, encoded by the coding sequence ATGCGTAAATTATTTATTATAGCATTATTGCTGGGAGCCCATGCGCTGCATGCCCAGAGCGATACAACTACCCGGCCTGTAGGAGGTACCGTAAAGTCCGGAAAGGATGGCACCTTACTTCCATTCGTAACGGTGAAGGTAAAAGGTTCCAACCGTGGTACCATCACAGATGAGAATGGTAATTTCAAACTGCTGGTAAAACCAACAGATACCCTTATCCTCACCGCCGTAGGTTTTCGCAAGCTGGAATCCCCCGCGGGTAAACTGGCCTTGCTCACACTTACCTTACCGGAAGACACCCGCACTTTCAATGAGGTGATGGTAGTGGGTTATGGTAACGAGCGCAAACGAAATATCACCGGCGCTATTTCCACCATCAGCGCAAAAGAGATCACCAAAGCATCTGACCTGTCATTCGACAATGCCATTATCGGTAAGGCAGCAGGTGTGAATATAATTTCCAGCTCCGGTATTCCCGGTTCTGCTACCGCCATTACCATCCGGGGTTTGAGTACGCTTAACCCGGACGGAAGCCAACCGCTGATCGTAATAGATGGTATTCCAGTGTACGGTTCCGGGAGAGATCTCAATAACCGTAACTTTAATGCTTCTACTACGGCACCGGGCACTATTGGCGGAGCATCTGTAAGTGATAGCTATACCCCGCCGCAGGCTTTTGAGAACAACCCTTTGTCTGCCCTCAATCCTGCAGACATTGAATCCATAGAGATCCTGAAAGATGCATATGCTACGGCCATCTATGGCTCACGTGCAGCAGCAGGGGTAATACTCGTTACCACTAAGAAGGGAAAGAAAGGCATGCAATCTTTCAACATACGTTCTGCTACAGGTGCTATACAGCCTATCGGTAAATACAAATTGCTGAACGGCCCGGAATACAATAACATCTATACCAGATACTACAAGCAACTGGGTAGCAACGAAGTGTTCAATGCACAGGATAATACGGATTGGCAGGATGCCGTAACCCGTACCGCTATCTCACAACAACTGGATGCTTCCATGTCAGCAGGCAGTGAGAAAGCACAGTACTATATAAGCGGTTCTTATACCAGCCAGCCTTCTTATATTATCAACAACGATTACAAGCGTTACAATGGCCGTATGAACATCAGCTACCAGGCTTCCAAAGCCATACAGGTAGGCGTGAGCATGTCCATGAACTATACAGAGAATTCTGCGATGAACGCGGCAGCTATTTACCGGGCTGCTTTGCAGAAAGCGCCCAACCTGCCCATTTATAATGCAGATGGCAGTTATGCTTTTGGTAAAGGGGCTAATCCTTATGGGGACCAGGATGCTAACCCGGTAGCAGATGCTTTGCTGAACACCAATATGCTGAAAACCTCAGAAGCTCTGGGGAATGCTTTCCTGCAGTATAAACCAATAGACTGGCTTACACTGCGTTCAGAGTTCGGCACACAGCTGACGAATGGAGACGCTTATTCAAGAAGAGTGAAGCGCCCCAGTGGTTATGGTGATGATGCTGTACAGACCAACACACAATACCGCAAGATCGTAACCAATAACACGGCCAGTTTCCTGAAAATGATCAACAGGCATTACATCAATGCAGTAGCTGGTCAGAGCTTTGAGCAATCCACGGAATCAAATACAGGCATTGGTGGTTATGGTTTCTTTAATGATGAGATCCTGAGCATTGCAGCAGCAAGGAATAAATACATCAAAGGTGCCCTCAAGCAACAATGGGCACTCGCTTCTTATTTCGCCAGGCTGAACTATGAATTCGATAACAAATACCTGGCAGGGGTTACCTATCGTTTGGACGGTTCTTCCCGTTTTTCCCGCAACAGGCGGTATATAGGGTTCCCGTCTTTCTCTGCGGGATGGCGTTTGTCTGAAGAAGGATTTTTGAAAGACAGGAAATGGCTGGACGATCTGAAGCTCAGAGGCAGCATTGGTTTCACGGGTAATAACTCCGGTTCTTATTACGGAAGCCAGGGCCAGTATCAACTTAATAGTGACAATCTTTCCTATGCCGGTACACCTATACTGCAAATGCAGCAGCCGGATAATCCTAACCTCAAGTGGGAACGCACGCGCTCTGTAGACCTGGGGTTGGATGCATCCCTGCTGAATAATACCGTGAACGTAACACTGGATTATTATCACCGCCGTGTGAAGGACATGATCCTTACATCTGCCATTCCACGTTACCAGGGATGGTCTGCACAACAGCAGAACATCGGGGATATGATGAACGAAGGACTGGAATTAACGGTACGTGCAGAATTACTCCGCCGCAAACAATTCTCCTGGTCTACCAATTTCAATATCTCCTGGAACAGGAATAAAATATTGAAGCTGAATTTTGTGGGTGAAGAAGTGGGCCTTGCCAACGAAGCCTATAAATACCTGAAAGAAGGCCAGGCTGCGGGTCAGTTCTTCCTGTACGACTGGCAAGGGGTAGACGGCATGTCCGGCAATCCTGCCTGGGGAGATGGAAAAGGCAACACCACTTTTGTGCCGCCTGCATCACTCTTCTCTACCGTAGAGGATGTGAATGTATTCAGGAAGTCGTACGGCACAGCCTTGCCTGATTTCTATGGTGGCATGGGCCATACCTTCACCTGGCGTAACTGGGAGCTGGATGCGTTCTTCTCTTTCTCCGTGGGCAATAAGATGATCAATGGAGCAAGGGCGGCGTTGCTCACTTACTCCGTTGGTGATGCACCTAACCTGAGTTCGGAAATACTGAACTACTGGCTGGTTCCCGGGCATGAAACAGATATTCCCAAACTGGTGAACAGGTCTGTGACCACTTCCGCAGGCAGCAGTAATATCCGGGATTATACCACCAGCAGAACGAGCAGCCGTTTCCTGGAAGATGCTTCTTACCTGCGTTTACGTAACGTTCGTTTGGCTTACCAGTTACCGGTGGCAAAACTAAAAGTGATCCGTTCACTGGAACTCTTTATAGGAGGTACCAACCTGCTCACGTTCACCGGTTATTCCGGAATAGATCCGGAAGTAAGTGCATTTGGTTCATCTGCACTGCAGGCAGGTTACGATGAACTCACCATGCCACAGAATAAAATGTATCAATTCGGCATCAATATAGGATTATGA
- a CDS encoding phosphoribosylpyrophosphate synthetase, whose translation MKSFPTLIDALADVKSRGYTEDFSVEPSCLYCGDLDLRLYPEEFHIDEVYRFEEDSNPEDSAVLYAISSSTGVKGTLVDGYGAYAENMNFELAKKLSTHGSQN comes from the coding sequence ATGAAAAGTTTCCCGACCCTGATAGATGCACTGGCCGATGTTAAGAGCAGGGGGTATACGGAGGATTTCTCCGTTGAACCAAGCTGCCTCTACTGTGGCGACCTGGACCTTCGTCTGTACCCCGAAGAATTTCATATTGACGAAGTCTACCGCTTTGAGGAAGACTCCAATCCTGAAGACAGTGCTGTACTCTATGCCATCTCTTCCTCAACAGGGGTTAAAGGCACGTTAGTAGATGGCTATGGAGCTTACGCAGAGAATATGAATTTCGAATTGGCCAAAAAACTAAGCACACATGGAAGCCAGAATTAA
- a CDS encoding sigma-54-dependent transcriptional regulator yields MEDQFIEAKGLNIILTNAGYATCTIARSVAVALTVIEKEKPDLVLVDIFLQGEGTGIDLGRILNEKNMAFVYLSANSNRQILEEAKSTRPYGFMVKPFRAKDVLIMLDVALYLHQHRMEESALQALSQKSLPVALPAEFSHLVGKSKKFTEALEQARLVGPMDTSVLILGESGTGKELIAHSIHKYSTRKNKPFVVVNCGALPANLIESELFGHEKGSFTGAIARRAGKFELADGGTIFLDEIGELPLELQVKFLRVLQEKEIEPIGGKPQKINVRVLAATNKDLEEEVAAGRFRIDLYYRLNVFPLMLPSLRERKEDIPLLAEYFLKKYSEGKVPTLAKEALDKLMGYNWPGNIRELENTIQRNVVMANGTVMESIEIPVSKLAPVPAINDKNKFKTMMENERDHILAVLESCNWKISGKGGAAEILDINVNTLNSRIKKLGIEKEIVARKS; encoded by the coding sequence GTGGAGGATCAGTTTATTGAAGCCAAGGGACTCAATATTATCCTCACGAACGCAGGATATGCCACCTGCACTATCGCGAGATCGGTTGCCGTTGCATTAACTGTCATTGAAAAAGAAAAACCGGATCTGGTATTGGTAGATATTTTTTTGCAGGGAGAAGGTACAGGTATTGATCTCGGGAGGATCTTAAACGAAAAGAACATGGCCTTTGTTTATCTGTCTGCTAATTCAAACAGGCAGATCCTGGAGGAGGCAAAATCAACCAGACCTTATGGTTTTATGGTAAAGCCATTCCGTGCAAAAGATGTATTGATCATGCTGGATGTGGCGCTGTACCTCCATCAACACAGGATGGAAGAAAGTGCCCTGCAGGCCTTATCACAGAAATCCCTGCCGGTTGCACTTCCTGCAGAGTTCAGCCACCTGGTGGGCAAAAGCAAAAAATTCACGGAAGCATTGGAACAAGCGAGACTTGTTGGACCCATGGATACTTCTGTGTTGATCCTGGGAGAAAGCGGTACCGGAAAAGAATTGATCGCGCATTCCATTCATAAGTATTCTACGCGTAAGAATAAGCCCTTCGTTGTTGTCAATTGTGGTGCATTGCCGGCTAACCTGATCGAGTCTGAATTATTCGGTCATGAAAAAGGTTCTTTCACAGGAGCAATTGCAAGGAGGGCAGGTAAGTTTGAACTGGCGGATGGTGGTACTATTTTCCTCGATGAAATAGGAGAGCTGCCCCTTGAACTCCAGGTCAAATTTCTAAGGGTACTCCAGGAAAAAGAAATAGAACCCATTGGAGGCAAACCGCAAAAGATCAATGTAAGGGTACTGGCTGCCACGAATAAAGACCTGGAAGAAGAGGTGGCAGCGGGGCGTTTCCGCATAGATCTGTATTACCGCCTGAACGTGTTCCCTTTAATGTTGCCTTCCCTGCGCGAAAGAAAAGAAGACATTCCCTTACTGGCAGAATACTTCTTAAAGAAATACAGCGAAGGGAAAGTTCCAACACTGGCAAAAGAAGCGTTGGATAAGCTCATGGGATATAACTGGCCGGGTAATATCAGGGAACTGGAAAATACCATTCAGCGGAATGTAGTAATGGCCAATGGAACTGTTATGGAGTCGATAGAAATACCTGTTTCCAAATTAGCACCTGTACCTGCTATTAATGATAAGAACAAGTTTAAAACGATGATGGAAAACGAGCGGGACCACATACTGGCCGTACTCGAAAGCTGCAACTGGAAGATCTCCGGGAAAGGAGGTGCTGCTGAAATACTGGATATAAATGTTAATACACTCAATTCGAGGATCAAGAAACTGGGCATTGAAAAAGAGATCGTTGCCAGGAAGAGTTAA
- a CDS encoding carboxymuconolactone decarboxylase family protein encodes MEARINIAEKGREALKTLFNIGAYLSKSPIEVNLRELINLRVSQINSCAYCIDMHYKNAKAKGETEKRLYGLSTWRQTNWYSDREKAAFAFAEAVTAAAMTDLVYKNAGQFFSEEELVDLTLIITTINTWNRFNNTFSTAPE; translated from the coding sequence ATGGAAGCCAGAATTAACATCGCCGAAAAAGGCCGGGAGGCCTTAAAAACGCTCTTTAATATCGGTGCATATTTAAGTAAATCTCCCATTGAAGTAAATCTTCGCGAGCTCATCAATCTACGGGTATCTCAGATCAATTCCTGTGCTTACTGCATTGACATGCACTATAAGAACGCAAAGGCAAAGGGTGAAACAGAAAAGCGCCTGTATGGTCTGAGTACCTGGAGGCAAACCAACTGGTACAGCGATCGCGAAAAAGCTGCTTTCGCTTTTGCCGAAGCTGTTACCGCCGCCGCCATGACTGACCTGGTTTATAAGAACGCGGGGCAATTCTTTTCTGAGGAAGAACTGGTAGACCTCACACTGATCATTACCACCATCAATACCTGGAATCGTTTTAACAATACGTTCAGTACTGCTCCTGAATAA
- a CDS encoding DUF6242 domain-containing protein: MSKVNHYLFILLMAGLFIACKKEDKRGKLAGITEFSIPSVAVAFTVDHSLLKIWNVDSLPFQTNVSALVATFEKVPGATVKVGTVLQESGVTVNNFTSPVIYKVTSEDGATVRNYTVEVNVAKRDPKAVAWQKQGDAAFGTFHDVQAGFFNGKYYAFGSTLGGFGAFTFGAFQSDDANTWTRLKAADNNGDSIPKAEHGKLVTGFRNKIWILGGCLPPVGMGFSNVTNKVWSSSDGLTWTASTPAVATDRWSIRERINAVVFKDKLWVIGGSAYPAFGNLNAYGVSYNDVWNTTDGETWTQITAAAQFPPRRNPAVFVYKEKIWVVGGLDNGNVYKNDIWNSADGITWTQVTQVNALPLRQGHQVVVHRNQLLLISGETSGVAQSDLWVSEDDGVNWTKVAEGDPRALPAQFPGRIAFNAFVNNSIIWIIGGTGRTSNPAAYPIVNEIWKGGLN, from the coding sequence ATGTCAAAAGTCAACCATTATCTCTTTATCCTGCTGATGGCAGGACTGTTTATTGCCTGTAAGAAAGAAGATAAACGCGGCAAGCTCGCGGGGATCACTGAATTCAGTATCCCATCTGTAGCAGTAGCCTTTACAGTAGATCATTCTTTGCTGAAGATCTGGAATGTGGATAGCCTGCCATTCCAGACGAATGTTTCAGCGCTCGTAGCCACATTTGAAAAAGTACCCGGCGCAACCGTGAAAGTAGGTACCGTGTTGCAGGAATCCGGCGTTACTGTCAATAATTTCACCAGCCCTGTGATATACAAGGTTACATCTGAAGATGGTGCTACGGTCCGTAATTACACCGTAGAGGTGAATGTTGCCAAACGGGACCCTAAAGCGGTAGCATGGCAGAAACAGGGGGATGCAGCATTTGGAACATTCCACGATGTGCAGGCTGGTTTCTTTAATGGAAAATATTACGCCTTCGGTTCCACACTGGGCGGATTCGGCGCATTTACTTTTGGTGCATTCCAAAGTGACGATGCGAATACATGGACACGTTTAAAAGCAGCCGATAATAATGGCGATTCTATCCCCAAAGCAGAGCATGGAAAGCTGGTCACCGGTTTCAGGAACAAGATCTGGATACTCGGTGGCTGCCTTCCACCTGTAGGCATGGGCTTCAGTAATGTAACCAACAAAGTATGGAGTTCTTCCGATGGTTTAACCTGGACGGCTTCCACACCGGCAGTAGCAACAGACCGCTGGAGTATCCGCGAGCGTATTAATGCCGTGGTGTTCAAAGATAAACTATGGGTAATAGGAGGAAGTGCTTATCCTGCTTTCGGAAATCTCAATGCCTACGGCGTTTCTTATAACGATGTATGGAATACAACAGACGGCGAAACCTGGACGCAGATCACTGCTGCCGCTCAGTTTCCTCCCCGCCGCAACCCCGCCGTATTTGTCTATAAAGAAAAAATATGGGTAGTAGGTGGCCTGGATAATGGTAACGTATACAAGAACGATATCTGGAATTCCGCAGACGGTATCACCTGGACGCAGGTTACACAGGTGAACGCATTACCACTCCGCCAGGGCCACCAGGTGGTAGTACACCGGAATCAATTGTTACTCATCAGCGGGGAAACCTCCGGTGTGGCACAAAGTGATCTCTGGGTATCTGAGGATGATGGTGTGAACTGGACGAAAGTGGCAGAAGGCGACCCGCGTGCATTACCTGCACAGTTCCCCGGCCGCATCGCTTTCAATGCATTTGTGAATAACAGCATCATCTGGATCATAGGCGGCACCGGCAGAACCAGCAATCCGGCAGCATATCCTATCGTAAACGAGATCTGGAAAGGCGGATTAAACTAA
- a CDS encoding FecR family protein codes for MEKEILKRYLDGTASSEEESLVHAWLADPSKRYEIIDWIQSYWTEYRMETGPVPTFEEVFGAALKEEKKEGKVVALHRNRKIWMYAAAACVVFFATGLWIGNLLRAQPQENKWLLSKAQTGKGERAQLMLSDGSEVFLSPETELMIHQEVAANPVVYLQGEAHFKMKDTSRSLVIKTKELVTTAKGSEINVSAFTKDSTVTVSVEKGNAQVVENNETTFPLIKLRKPKKDSTMPATLPLTKLRPGKVNVKVNDQELMTFNKNNGNADVSVKREESDDVLAFDNAGEKEIVAKLKKWFGVQTIFTEPLEDDETYTGDYNKNATLQEVLSGISITLKQEVRIYGTTVYLIKKK; via the coding sequence GTGGAAAAGGAAATCTTAAAGCGGTACCTGGATGGTACAGCTTCGTCAGAGGAAGAAAGTTTGGTGCATGCTTGGCTGGCGGACCCCTCTAAACGTTATGAAATAATCGATTGGATCCAATCATACTGGACGGAGTACCGGATGGAAACCGGCCCTGTGCCAACTTTTGAAGAGGTCTTTGGAGCAGCTCTGAAGGAGGAAAAGAAGGAAGGCAAAGTAGTAGCCCTCCACCGCAACAGGAAGATATGGATGTACGCCGCCGCAGCCTGCGTGGTATTTTTTGCTACAGGGCTTTGGATCGGCAATCTTTTAAGAGCGCAACCGCAGGAGAATAAATGGCTGCTAAGTAAGGCACAGACAGGAAAAGGAGAACGCGCACAGTTGATGCTAAGCGATGGTTCGGAAGTGTTCCTGAGCCCTGAAACAGAATTGATGATCCACCAGGAAGTAGCGGCGAATCCTGTAGTGTACCTGCAAGGAGAAGCACATTTTAAAATGAAGGATACCTCCAGGTCACTGGTCATTAAAACCAAGGAACTGGTAACAACGGCAAAAGGCTCGGAGATCAATGTATCTGCTTTTACGAAAGACAGCACGGTAACGGTATCAGTGGAAAAGGGGAATGCACAGGTAGTAGAGAATAATGAAACCACTTTCCCGCTGATCAAATTACGTAAGCCTAAGAAAGATTCAACCATGCCTGCAACCCTGCCACTCACAAAACTGAGACCGGGAAAGGTAAATGTAAAAGTGAACGACCAGGAACTCATGACCTTCAATAAAAATAACGGTAATGCAGATGTGAGTGTTAAAAGAGAAGAAAGCGACGACGTTCTCGCTTTCGATAATGCCGGGGAAAAGGAGATAGTAGCGAAACTGAAAAAGTGGTTTGGTGTACAGACCATCTTTACAGAACCTTTAGAGGATGATGAAACCTATACCGGGGATTACAATAAGAACGCCACTTTACAGGAAGTGTTATCAGGCATTTCCATCACCTTAAAACAGGAAGTCCGTATCTACGGTACCACTGTTTACCTGATTAAAAAGAAGTAA
- a CDS encoding histidine kinase dimerization/phosphoacceptor domain -containing protein, translated as MKAVHLLLSLCFLFCSHPIFGQTNAGRSSFGYSIPKQRLQFELTTSFVYFVMLRRLDMDSAAILVSEGEHLPHSLYYDRDFIDGPDNQIKSLLRQGSYYLFKAGADKKDLDAALPFFLSAKAEADKTRDVYWRNAALTLLAKYYLQSNEPAKSKDYFTQAVNLARRSNNPVILARALANRGTAAGFDDPQKEADFNESLKLVRQQRDTVSEIKMLTGIYEVHFVQQKFDTVKKQLLHVTELEKLIGFKHTHYNHYVLSYLNFFVGDMTDGFTECKEAIAIMEANQDFAFSSFFYGNMGYQYLRFENYEKAMEWLNKSIQREPVNVAKRIWYADFYFIAIGISTFGEPQLALQLVQKTIAAYPPESMVEKMHVAHVLGKIHHQLGKLDLAGKYYDEMLPYLDSLQEDRGEKEVLFYAYGNLTLYHIKVGNIKLAKQYFEKSKSFMDITRPFNVNKMHLMQYKIDSSEGNYLNALNEFHIMQEQDDSMYNVIKARQFVELQIQYQTESKDKDIELLKQKDKTQQAILERSDLMKNITLAGILVMILITALVYIQYRNKQKSNIAINEKNKMLEQLVKDKEWLVKEIHHRVKNNFHVVASLLEIQSSYLKNKAALSAIKDSQHRIHSMSIIHQKLYQSETLSTIHMPEYIYELVEYLRESYGIRGNIRFELHVEKIELNHASAITLGLILNEAITNSIKYAFGHTAEGKISISLAHISDTEIMLSVSDNGRGLPADFNDRIGASMGMELLQGLTDDIGGTFNIQTDEGTHINIIFPLKGE; from the coding sequence ATGAAGGCCGTACATTTACTTTTATCCCTTTGTTTTTTGTTTTGTTCCCACCCCATCTTTGGTCAAACCAATGCTGGTAGATCGTCTTTTGGTTATTCCATTCCCAAGCAGCGCCTTCAGTTCGAATTGACCACTTCCTTCGTGTATTTTGTAATGCTAAGGAGGCTGGATATGGACAGTGCAGCTATTTTGGTGAGCGAAGGAGAACATCTGCCGCATTCCCTCTATTACGACAGGGATTTTATCGATGGCCCGGATAATCAGATTAAATCCTTATTGAGGCAGGGAAGTTATTATCTCTTCAAAGCAGGTGCCGACAAAAAAGATCTTGATGCTGCATTGCCCTTCTTCCTTTCTGCGAAGGCAGAGGCGGACAAAACCAGGGATGTTTATTGGAGGAATGCTGCACTAACCTTGCTTGCTAAATACTATCTCCAAAGTAATGAACCTGCAAAAAGCAAGGACTATTTTACACAAGCAGTGAACCTCGCCAGGAGATCTAATAATCCTGTAATACTTGCCAGGGCACTGGCTAACAGGGGAACAGCGGCAGGTTTTGACGATCCGCAAAAAGAAGCAGACTTCAATGAATCCCTCAAATTAGTCAGGCAGCAAAGGGATACTGTTTCCGAGATAAAAATGTTAACCGGTATTTACGAGGTTCATTTCGTACAACAAAAGTTTGATACTGTTAAAAAACAATTATTGCATGTTACAGAACTGGAAAAGCTAATAGGTTTTAAGCATACGCATTACAACCACTATGTGCTTTCATACCTGAATTTTTTTGTGGGAGACATGACGGATGGATTTACGGAATGCAAGGAGGCCATTGCCATCATGGAGGCCAACCAGGATTTTGCATTTTCCAGTTTCTTCTATGGCAATATGGGCTATCAGTACCTGCGCTTCGAAAACTATGAAAAGGCCATGGAATGGCTAAATAAAAGCATTCAGCGGGAGCCGGTGAATGTAGCTAAAAGGATCTGGTACGCCGATTTTTATTTTATCGCCATTGGGATCTCAACATTCGGAGAACCGCAACTGGCGCTTCAGCTTGTACAAAAGACAATTGCTGCTTATCCTCCCGAATCAATGGTGGAAAAAATGCATGTAGCACATGTTTTAGGCAAGATCCATCACCAGTTGGGCAAATTGGACCTTGCGGGGAAATATTATGATGAAATGTTGCCTTACCTGGATTCATTGCAGGAAGATAGGGGAGAAAAGGAAGTATTATTTTACGCATATGGCAATCTAACCCTTTATCACATTAAGGTTGGTAATATCAAACTGGCTAAACAGTATTTTGAAAAGTCTAAAAGCTTCATGGATATAACCCGCCCATTTAATGTGAATAAAATGCATCTGATGCAGTATAAGATAGATTCCAGTGAAGGTAACTATCTGAATGCGCTAAATGAATTTCACATAATGCAGGAGCAGGACGACAGCATGTATAATGTGATAAAGGCAAGGCAGTTCGTAGAGCTGCAGATCCAATATCAGACGGAAAGCAAGGATAAAGACATAGAATTGCTAAAACAAAAGGACAAAACACAACAGGCTATACTCGAACGGTCAGACCTCATGAAGAACATCACCCTGGCCGGCATCCTGGTAATGATCTTAATCACGGCACTGGTATATATACAATACCGCAACAAACAAAAAAGCAATATAGCGATCAATGAAAAGAATAAGATGCTGGAACAATTGGTGAAGGACAAGGAATGGCTGGTGAAAGAGATCCATCACCGGGTGAAGAACAACTTCCATGTGGTGGCAAGCCTGCTGGAGATCCAGTCCAGCTACCTGAAGAACAAGGCAGCCCTTTCCGCCATTAAAGACAGCCAGCACAGGATCCACTCTATGTCCATCATCCATCAGAAGCTCTATCAGTCAGAAACACTGTCTACCATCCATATGCCTGAGTATATCTATGAACTGGTGGAATATCTCCGGGAAAGTTATGGCATTCGCGGGAACATCCGTTTTGAGCTGCATGTGGAAAAGATAGAACTGAACCATGCCTCTGCCATTACATTAGGCCTGATCCTGAACGAGGCCATCACCAACTCCATTAAATATGCATTTGGCCACACCGCGGAAGGAAAGATATCTATTTCCCTGGCCCATATTTCAGACACAGAGATCATGTTGAGTGTTTCAGACAACGGCCGCGGCCTGCCGGCGGACTTTAATGACCGTATTGGCGCCTCCATGGGCATGGAGTTGTTGCAGGGGCTTACTGATGATATAGGAGGTACCTTCAATATTCAAACGGATGAAGGAACACATATTAATATTATCTTCCCCTTAAAGGGTGAATAG
- a CDS encoding RNA polymerase sigma factor, with product MNEQALVQQLRSGDPSAFRLLYERYAPRLAAFATRFKAGREEADEIVQETFIRIWKHRDRIDAGSPFEAYVITIARNLIYNQIRKAGHQQTYIREITNQFNQQDPAVNARELQQLIGKTMQELPDKCRAIFRKSRLEGYSNAQIAEEMAISKSTVENQLNKALKIMRKSLESHGYSTSLMAILFIFNKFL from the coding sequence ATGAATGAACAGGCGCTAGTGCAGCAACTCCGCTCCGGAGATCCATCCGCTTTCCGTTTACTCTACGAACGGTACGCTCCCCGCCTTGCCGCTTTCGCTACCCGCTTTAAAGCAGGCAGGGAAGAAGCAGACGAGATCGTTCAGGAAACCTTCATCCGCATCTGGAAACACCGGGACCGGATAGATGCCGGTTCCCCCTTCGAGGCTTATGTGATCACTATCGCCAGGAACCTCATTTACAACCAGATCAGGAAGGCAGGTCACCAGCAAACCTATATCCGGGAGATCACCAACCAGTTCAACCAGCAGGACCCAGCCGTGAATGCCAGGGAGTTACAGCAGCTCATTGGCAAAACCATGCAGGAATTGCCGGATAAATGCCGCGCCATCTTCCGGAAAAGCCGCCTGGAAGGATATTCAAATGCCCAGATAGCAGAGGAGATGGCAATTTCAAAGAGCACCGTAGAGAACCAGCTGAACAAAGCCCTGAAGATCATGCGCAAAAGCCTTGAAAGTCATGGTTATAGCACTTCACTCATGGCCATTCTCTTTATTTTCAATAAATTTTTATAA